The following are encoded in a window of Candidatus Brocadiia bacterium genomic DNA:
- a CDS encoding recombinase family protein, translating into MNTEKTKESKKVGVWIRVSTDEQAKGDSPRHHKERAKAYAKMKEWEIVELYDLSGTSGKSVMDNPKTQRMIADVKTGRIKALIFTKLARLARNLKELINFSDLFQEYGADLISIEEGFDTSTPAGKLLFHVIGALAQWEREEISARVAASIPIRAALGEHLGGHPTFGYQVKDKKLVPYLKEAPIRKFEYELFIKHKSLAKTVHAFNKAGYRLRPNKWHPEGAPLTDVTLKRHLQDPTPKGLHIANYTKSQGDGMGWKIKPEGEWKTVKVPAILSDKIWNEAKRILKTISLRKRTKPPAQYLLSGYVYCGVCKKSKMYAHPGSNGGIAKYRCAARCGNGISLEDLDNLFLEGIKQLVIKPGQLQADNQNETSNTGQIESRIKSLKKSLGEIDQKIDSLIELWEKKSLSHTTFKERITPLEIRKEQIAKELPRLEGELVYHKIEHTGKQFVLDRVKTFTELFPKLDTTQKKILVDNILEKVVINKDQIQFMFYHLPEFYSPTDPDNPDDDPKSNLRSKCNSQHNHRDSLPR; encoded by the coding sequence ATGAATACTGAAAAAACAAAAGAGTCTAAAAAGGTTGGCGTTTGGATTAGGGTATCTACAGACGAACAGGCAAAGGGTGATTCCCCAAGGCATCACAAAGAGCGTGCTAAAGCGTATGCTAAAATGAAAGAATGGGAGATAGTTGAGCTTTATGATTTATCTGGGACGTCTGGGAAATCCGTAATGGATAATCCTAAAACTCAGCGAATGATTGCAGATGTCAAAACAGGGAGAATAAAAGCGTTAATTTTTACTAAACTTGCAAGGCTTGCAAGAAATCTCAAAGAACTTATTAATTTTTCGGATCTCTTTCAAGAATATGGGGCTGATTTAATTTCCATTGAAGAAGGATTTGACACATCTACCCCTGCGGGTAAATTGCTATTTCACGTTATTGGAGCACTGGCTCAATGGGAAAGGGAAGAAATTAGTGCAAGGGTTGCTGCAAGCATTCCTATTCGTGCAGCATTAGGCGAGCATTTAGGAGGACACCCAACTTTTGGCTATCAAGTAAAAGATAAAAAACTAGTTCCTTATCTAAAAGAGGCGCCCATCAGAAAGTTTGAATACGAACTCTTTATTAAACATAAAAGCCTTGCAAAAACAGTTCATGCTTTTAACAAGGCAGGATACAGATTAAGACCAAACAAGTGGCATCCAGAGGGAGCACCTTTAACAGATGTTACATTGAAAAGACATCTTCAAGACCCGACACCTAAAGGCTTGCATATTGCAAACTACACTAAGTCACAAGGGGATGGAATGGGATGGAAAATAAAACCAGAAGGTGAATGGAAAACAGTAAAAGTACCAGCCATCCTAAGTGATAAAATCTGGAATGAGGCCAAGAGGATTTTAAAAACCATTTCGTTAAGAAAAAGAACAAAACCTCCAGCGCAATACCTTTTAAGCGGATATGTTTACTGTGGTGTATGCAAAAAAAGCAAGATGTATGCTCACCCCGGTAGCAATGGTGGTATCGCAAAATATAGATGTGCTGCTAGATGTGGCAACGGAATATCATTAGAAGACCTTGACAACCTTTTTCTTGAGGGAATCAAACAATTAGTTATAAAGCCAGGACAATTACAAGCAGATAATCAAAACGAAACTAGTAATACGGGTCAAATAGAAAGTCGAATAAAAAGCTTAAAAAAATCTCTTGGAGAAATTGACCAGAAGATTGATTCATTAATAGAGTTATGGGAGAAGAAAAGTCTATCTCATACTACTTTCAAGGAAAGGATAACTCCTCTAGAAATTAGAAAAGAACAGATTGCAAAAGAATTACCTAGGTTAGAAGGAGAGCTTGTGTATCATAAGATTGAACATACAGGCAAGCAGTTTGTTTTAGACCGAGTAAAGACATTTACAGAACTTTTCCCAAAATTAGACACGACTCAAAAGAAAATACTTGTAGATAATATACTAGAAAAGGTTGTGATTAATAAAGACCAAATTCAATTCATGTTTTATCATTTACCAGAGTTTTATTCACCTACAGACCCTGATAATCCAGATGACGACCCGAAATCTAATTTAAGGTCGAAGTGCAATTCTCAACACAACCACAGGGATTCATTGCCGCGATAA
- a CDS encoding metallophosphoesterase has protein sequence MKYAVFGDIHGNLEALDAVLERCAQEKPDKYICTGDIVGYGADPVACVDKIRALDPIIVAGNHDFAAAGILNTDFFNSYAFQAIEWTRKELPPKYLDFLGKLKLVKNINGLTVVHSTLYNPELFEYIQTNYDVQLGFSSMEGKICFIGHSHVPVSFVLQRGSFSFSTEPFLPVTADIKVISNIGSVGQPRDDNPAAAYAIYDDAEGIIWVKRIEYDVEKASAKIRKAKLPEVLAERIKYGR, from the coding sequence ATGAAGTACGCTGTTTTTGGGGATATCCACGGAAACCTTGAGGCGCTGGACGCGGTGCTGGAGCGTTGCGCCCAGGAGAAGCCGGATAAATACATATGCACCGGCGATATCGTCGGCTACGGCGCCGACCCGGTGGCCTGCGTGGACAAGATCCGGGCGCTTGACCCGATTATCGTGGCCGGCAACCACGACTTCGCCGCGGCCGGCATCCTCAATACAGATTTTTTCAATAGCTACGCTTTCCAGGCGATTGAATGGACCAGGAAAGAACTGCCGCCCAAGTATCTTGATTTCTTGGGCAAGCTGAAACTGGTCAAGAATATTAACGGGCTGACCGTGGTTCATTCGACGCTTTATAATCCGGAATTATTCGAATACATCCAGACCAATTATGACGTCCAGCTGGGGTTTAGCAGCATGGAGGGAAAAATCTGTTTTATCGGCCATTCGCACGTGCCGGTTTCGTTCGTGCTCCAGCGCGGTTCGTTCTCGTTCTCGACCGAGCCGTTCCTGCCGGTGACGGCCGACATCAAGGTTATTTCCAATATCGGAAGCGTCGGCCAGCCACGCGATGACAACCCGGCCGCGGCTTACGCGATTTACGACGACGCCGAGGGCATCATTTGGGTCAAGCGCATTGAGTATGACGTGGAAAAGGCATCGGCTAAGATTAGGAAAGCCAAGCTGCCCGAAGTCCTGGCCGAACGCATCAAATACGGGCGATAA
- a CDS encoding YifB family Mg chelatase-like AAA ATPase, with protein sequence MALAKIYSTAVKGIEAYPIEIEVDISRGHLPNIIIVGLPDAAVKESVSRIRAAFANAGYHFPGQGRLTINLAPADVKKEGPVYDLPIAVGILAATGLVSSEALRGFALAGELALDGKIRPIKGALSMAMNCSEKGLQGVIVPAANAGEAAVVSDIDVIPVSSLSETIGFLNNKIKIKPLKTDLGETFSRLSRYEVDFAEVKGQEHVKRALAVAASGSHNVLMIGPPGSGKTMLARRMPTILPLLSLQESLETTRIHSVSGLLSADTPLLATRPFRAPHHTLSEPGLVGGGTYPRPGEISLAHNGVLFLDELPEFHRNLLESLRQPLEEGAIVIGRASVSVTYPARFMLIAAMNPCGCVENCTSTLN encoded by the coding sequence ATGGCATTAGCCAAGATATACAGCACCGCAGTCAAGGGCATCGAAGCATATCCGATAGAGATAGAAGTAGACATTTCTCGAGGGCATCTGCCCAATATCATAATAGTCGGTTTGCCTGACGCGGCCGTAAAGGAAAGCGTCTCGCGAATCAGGGCGGCCTTTGCCAACGCCGGATATCATTTTCCCGGGCAGGGCCGGCTGACCATAAACCTGGCTCCGGCCGATGTCAAGAAAGAAGGGCCTGTTTATGACCTGCCCATCGCCGTTGGCATACTAGCCGCAACCGGATTGGTTTCGTCCGAGGCGTTAAGAGGTTTTGCCCTGGCCGGCGAGCTGGCTTTGGATGGTAAAATCAGGCCGATAAAAGGGGCTCTCTCGATGGCCATGAACTGTTCGGAAAAAGGATTGCAGGGGGTTATTGTGCCGGCGGCTAATGCCGGAGAAGCGGCAGTTGTTTCCGATATCGACGTTATTCCGGTAAGCAGCCTGTCCGAAACAATCGGTTTCTTGAATAACAAGATAAAAATAAAGCCTCTTAAAACAGATTTAGGCGAGACTTTTTCACGGCTGAGCCGTTACGAAGTGGATTTTGCCGAAGTCAAAGGCCAAGAACACGTCAAGCGCGCGTTGGCGGTAGCCGCAAGCGGCTCGCATAATGTTCTGATGATAGGGCCGCCCGGTTCCGGCAAAACCATGCTGGCCCGGCGGATGCCGACGATTTTGCCGCTGTTAAGCCTGCAGGAGTCATTGGAAACAACCAGGATTCACAGTGTATCAGGTTTGCTGTCTGCCGATACTCCGTTGCTGGCGACCCGGCCGTTTCGGGCGCCGCACCATACCCTTTCCGAGCCCGGCTTGGTGGGCGGCGGGACATATCCCCGGCCCGGCGAAATCAGCCTGGCCCATAACGGGGTGCTTTTTCTGGACGAACTGCCGGAATTCCATAGGAATCTATTGGAATCATTAAGGCAGCCGCTTGAAGAAGGCGCCATAGTTATCGGCCGGGCCAGCGTATCAGTAACCTATCCGGCCCGGTTTATGCTTATCGCGGCAATGAATCCCTGTGGTTGTGTTGAGAATTGCACTTCGACCTTAAATTAG
- a CDS encoding STAS domain-containing protein, with product MTPISREWEQYSMDNFRIKTLRLPDDIIVVAPIGSLDSVTAPELEKTIQKFIDTEAHNYIFDLSKLETLTSAGIGFFTKLNGVVSDKHGGIAIINPVASVKETMDIFGLFRYVSLADSLDSALRIISQKKTGQTRRPNL from the coding sequence ATGACGCCTATCTCTAGAGAATGGGAACAGTATTCTATGGATAATTTCCGCATAAAAACCTTAAGGTTGCCGGACGATATTATCGTGGTTGCCCCGATAGGTAGCCTTGATAGCGTGACGGCTCCGGAGCTGGAGAAGACCATACAAAAGTTTATAGATACCGAAGCGCATAATTACATATTTGATTTGTCTAAGCTGGAAACACTGACCAGCGCCGGAATAGGATTTTTCACCAAGCTAAATGGAGTTGTATCTGATAAACACGGCGGAATAGCCATAATAAACCCTGTTGCTTCGGTCAAAGAAACAATGGATATATTCGGGCTTTTCCGGTATGTTTCTTTGGCCGATAGTCTGGATTCGGCGTTGCGAATAATCAGCCAGAAGAAAACGGGCCAGACCCGTCGTCCAAACCTATAA
- a CDS encoding cob(I)yrinic acid a,c-diamide adenosyltransferase: protein MQRGLVIVITGHGKGKTTSALGAAFRAVGQGLKVLIIQFLKSSPVYGEITTARRLAPDLEIIQAGRDCVFPAKSSQRFDCHNCDFACHVDPKNPSAQDKDAAASALKLAHEKIASDKYGMVILDEINYAVDYGLISIDDVLNLIQIKPDKLHLILTGRNAPPQLTAAADLVSEILEIKHPFQDGLKSVKGIDY from the coding sequence ATGCAACGCGGTTTAGTTATCGTCATAACCGGTCACGGTAAGGGCAAAACCACTTCCGCTCTGGGCGCGGCGTTCCGGGCCGTCGGTCAGGGGCTTAAAGTCTTAATTATCCAGTTCCTCAAAAGCTCGCCGGTTTACGGCGAGATAACCACCGCCCGGCGCCTGGCGCCGGACCTGGAAATAATCCAGGCCGGACGCGATTGCGTCTTCCCGGCAAAATCCAGCCAGCGCTTCGACTGCCATAACTGCGACTTTGCCTGCCATGTCGACCCCAAGAACCCTTCAGCCCAGGACAAAGACGCCGCGGCCAGCGCCCTGAAACTGGCCCACGAGAAAATAGCATCGGATAAATACGGTATGGTCATCCTGGACGAGATAAACTACGCCGTTGACTACGGCCTGATTTCTATAGACGACGTATTAAACCTGATTCAAATCAAACCGGACAAACTCCATCTGATTCTAACCGGACGCAACGCCCCGCCCCAGCTCACCGCCGCGGCCGACCTGGTCAGCGAAATCCTGGAAATAAAACACCCCTTCCAGGACGGTCTCAAATCGGTAAAAGGGATAGATTACTGA